One stretch of Saprospiraceae bacterium DNA includes these proteins:
- a CDS encoding DUF3276 family protein encodes MEYGNFKRRDNRDFRDRDRGYDRDRGDNRDRGYDRDRGYNRDRGGDFRDRGGFRDRGDFRDRDRGGFRDRGGFDRDRGDREQEESVFSKRVRAGKRRTYFLDVKKTRGNDYFITITESTRREDGYGYKRHKIFLYKEDFNRFVASLNEVVNHVKTDLMPEFDYEEFDRRQAEWEANNRDMEDEDLRDEETDEIEDRVETDEEEEKDEAPEEKKSRKKKDEIDDEDDWKL; translated from the coding sequence GTGGAATACGGGAATTTCAAACGGAGAGACAACCGGGATTTTCGGGATAGAGACCGAGGTTATGATCGCGACAGAGGCGACAATCGTGACCGGGGCTACGACCGCGACCGGGGCTACAACCGCGACCGGGGAGGAGACTTCCGCGACAGAGGCGGCTTTCGCGACCGGGGCGATTTCAGGGACAGAGACAGGGGCGGCTTTCGCGACCGGGGAGGCTTCGACCGCGACCGGGGCGACCGCGAACAAGAGGAAAGCGTGTTTTCCAAGCGCGTCCGCGCTGGCAAACGCCGCACCTACTTCCTCGATGTGAAGAAAACGAGGGGCAACGACTACTTCATCACCATCACCGAAAGCACGCGCCGTGAAGATGGCTACGGCTACAAGCGTCACAAAATTTTCCTCTACAAGGAAGATTTCAATCGCTTTGTTGCCTCGCTCAACGAAGTGGTGAACCACGTCAAGACCGACCTGATGCCGGAATTCGATTACGAAGAATTCGACCGTCGTCAGGCTGAATGGGAAGCCAACAACCGCGACATGGAAGACGAAGATCTCCGCGACGAAGAAACCGACGAAATCGAAGACCGCGTAGAGACCGACGAAGAAGAAGAGAAGGACGAAGCTCCCGAAGAGAAAAAATCGCGCAAAAAGAAAGACGAAATTGACGACGAAGACGACTGGAAACTATAA
- the rlmN gene encoding 23S rRNA (adenine(2503)-C(2))-methyltransferase RlmN, which translates to MRLPPPPPASRREGVGANAKLSRKKLTNNHSTFSTNTVTDLRAHSLPELEATLAAWGEPRFRARQLYEWLWTKAVTDLDSMSNLSKDLRQRLREHFTLHTLREDKVQHSADGTIKTRWLTWDGHRVESVLIPVPAEERFTVCVSTQVGCSLTCAFCATGRMGRKRNLEAAEVFDQVVGVNRQCLEAFGRPLTNVVYMGMGEPLLTYANTMESIARLTAPPTQGGLGMSARRITVSTAGIAKMLRKLADDGFRSNLALSLHAADDAKRNEIMPINETNNLAALMEALEYFYRKTKNRISYEYIAFERFNDSLEDAAKLVQLCRRKFPVRVNIIEYNPVDGAAFEKSDENRLNAFAAYLAKEGVTVTVRRSRGKDIDAACGQLANKG; encoded by the coding sequence ATGCGTTTGCCCCCACCCCCTCCCGCCAGCAGGCGGGAGGGGGTGGGGGCAAACGCTAAGCTTTCACGAAAAAAACTGACTAACAACCACTCAACATTCTCGACCAACACCGTGACCGACCTACGCGCCCATTCTTTGCCCGAACTTGAAGCCACCCTCGCGGCGTGGGGAGAGCCGCGTTTTCGCGCCCGCCAACTTTATGAATGGCTCTGGACAAAAGCCGTGACGGACCTCGACTCGATGTCGAATCTTTCCAAAGACTTGCGTCAGCGACTAAGGGAGCATTTCACGCTGCACACCCTCCGCGAAGACAAAGTGCAGCACAGCGCCGACGGCACCATCAAGACGCGCTGGCTCACTTGGGATGGGCACCGCGTCGAGAGCGTCCTCATTCCCGTGCCAGCCGAAGAGCGATTTACCGTCTGCGTCAGCACACAAGTCGGATGCAGTCTCACTTGCGCCTTTTGCGCCACCGGACGCATGGGCCGCAAGCGCAACTTGGAGGCTGCCGAAGTCTTCGACCAAGTAGTGGGCGTGAACCGCCAATGCCTCGAAGCATTTGGCCGCCCACTGACCAATGTGGTTTACATGGGCATGGGGGAACCCCTACTGACCTACGCCAACACGATGGAGAGCATCGCCCGACTAACCGCCCCCCCCACTCAAGGCGGGTTGGGAATGTCGGCTCGGCGCATCACGGTCAGCACCGCAGGCATCGCCAAGATGCTCCGAAAATTGGCCGACGATGGCTTTCGCTCCAACCTCGCGCTCAGCCTACACGCCGCCGACGATGCCAAGCGCAACGAAATAATGCCCATCAACGAGACGAACAACCTCGCCGCACTCATGGAGGCGTTGGAGTATTTTTATCGAAAAACAAAAAACCGCATCTCCTACGAATACATCGCCTTCGAGCGCTTCAACGACAGCCTTGAAGATGCCGCCAAACTGGTGCAGCTCTGCCGCCGAAAATTCCCCGTTCGGGTCAATATCATCGAATACAACCCGGTAGACGGCGCAGCGTTTGAAAAATCCGACGAAAACCGCCTGAATGCCTTTGCGGCTTACCTCGCCAAGGAAGGCGTGACGGTGACGGTGCGGCGCAGCCGAGGCAAGGACATTGACGCGGCCTGTGGGCAGCTGGCCAACAAGGGCTAA
- a CDS encoding alkaline phosphatase family protein — MKSLTIVALLLFAFVAPLFGQISVANTPARPKLIVGIVVDQMRYDFLYRYQAKYGQNGFNRLLTEGFSCENTRYNFAPTYTAPGHAAIYTGATPSVTGIIGNDWWDPEWRKHRYVTTDERYKTIGSTTVKAGQHSPSVLLSTTITDELRLSNNFKSKVVGVCLKDRASILPAGHIPNAAYWFDDTSGNWITSTYYPDSTGLPRWVQDFNASRQSDSLLSQNWDKIVSGTYQESFEDWDRYNKGDYARYLHGKKMPYDLSALKKTGGYGLLRFTPFGNTLTLNFAMEAINKMQLGAGEATDFLCISFSSPDYCGHQFGIHAEETEDMYLRLDREIARFLDFLDKKLGKNNVLLFLTADHGAAETPAHLNDLRIPAGVFPESKLEDTLEKALANALGIGGNFIHEANNQQIWLNWDAMADLDIEPNDVASVIIDHLRKQPGVYDAFTREELMMLPSEYPFAPELRRGIHPRRSGDIIFHLDPAWHADDKTFPKGGTTHGSPYTYDTHVPLIWYGWKTKPGETFAPVDITDIAPTLSAMLRIAKPNGTTGKVIEELMK, encoded by the coding sequence ATGAAATCGCTCACAATCGTTGCCCTACTCCTCTTTGCGTTTGTTGCTCCCCTATTCGGTCAAATATCCGTCGCAAACACCCCTGCAAGACCCAAACTCATCGTTGGCATCGTGGTGGACCAAATGCGTTATGACTTCCTCTATCGCTATCAAGCCAAATATGGTCAAAACGGCTTCAACCGTCTGCTGACCGAAGGCTTTTCCTGCGAAAACACGCGCTACAACTTTGCGCCGACGTACACCGCGCCTGGCCATGCGGCTATTTACACCGGTGCCACGCCATCCGTGACCGGCATCATCGGCAACGACTGGTGGGACCCTGAGTGGCGCAAACACCGCTATGTAACCACCGATGAGCGTTACAAAACCATCGGCAGCACCACCGTGAAAGCAGGTCAACATTCGCCCTCCGTATTGCTCTCCACCACCATCACCGATGAGCTGCGGCTGTCCAACAATTTCAAATCGAAAGTTGTGGGCGTTTGCCTCAAAGATCGAGCGAGCATCCTACCCGCAGGGCATATCCCCAATGCCGCCTACTGGTTCGACGACACTTCGGGCAATTGGATTACCTCCACTTACTACCCCGACTCCACGGGGCTGCCGAGGTGGGTGCAGGATTTCAATGCCAGCCGCCAATCCGATTCGCTGCTGTCTCAAAATTGGGACAAAATCGTGTCCGGCACTTATCAGGAGAGCTTTGAGGATTGGGACAGGTACAACAAGGGCGACTACGCTCGCTACCTTCATGGGAAAAAAATGCCCTACGACCTGTCCGCTTTGAAAAAAACAGGCGGCTACGGTTTGTTGCGCTTCACCCCCTTTGGCAACACGCTCACGCTCAATTTTGCGATGGAGGCCATCAACAAGATGCAGCTCGGCGCGGGCGAAGCAACCGATTTTCTTTGCATCAGTTTTTCAAGCCCCGACTATTGCGGCCACCAATTTGGCATTCACGCCGAAGAAACGGAGGATATGTATCTGCGTTTGGACCGCGAAATCGCCCGCTTTCTGGATTTCTTGGATAAAAAATTGGGCAAGAACAACGTGCTCTTGTTTTTGACCGCCGACCATGGCGCAGCGGAGACCCCGGCCCACCTCAACGACTTGCGCATCCCGGCCGGTGTTTTCCCGGAAAGCAAATTGGAAGACACGCTGGAAAAAGCATTGGCCAACGCGCTGGGCATCGGCGGCAACTTCATCCACGAGGCAAACAACCAGCAAATCTGGCTCAATTGGGACGCGATGGCCGACCTCGACATCGAGCCTAACGACGTGGCCTCCGTCATCATTGACCACTTGCGCAAGCAGCCAGGCGTGTACGACGCTTTCACCCGCGAGGAATTGATGATGTTGCCGTCCGAATATCCCTTTGCCCCTGAGCTCCGCAGGGGCATCCACCCGCGTCGCTCCGGCGACATCATTTTCCACCTCGACCCGGCTTGGCACGCGGACGACAAGACTTTCCCGAAAGGCGGCACCACGCACGGCTCCCCCTATACCTACGACACGCACGTCCCGCTCATCTGGTATGGCTGGAAAACAAAGCCCGGTGAAACCTTTGCTCCTGTGGACATTACCGACATAGCACCCACGCTATCCGCCATGTTGCGCATTGCAAAACCCAACGGGACTACCGGGAAAGTGATTGAGGAATTGATGAAATAG
- a CDS encoding M4 family metallopeptidase has product MKKILPLAILLATAAHTFAQSAKIVPPTKTTEPIDHSQIKFSTPQSAVPLVRTPLAPAGVKFQALPALDIQGSAQTSGVRITRDERNGMPILFEGVTEASANVADVKAGALAYLASLKPTGIAAPANEFVVTRVETDQLGNSHVRLEQVFKGVPVFGGEVIAHARKGAFDLLNGRYFPTPQLNSVTPAVDASRAIDRAKQNIGLENIKTDWTPEWLNLLKIEPFQAQLVIYHHEENLDNERLAWHIEAHPNLLTRVVYFVDALTGEVIHRYDFTCKIDGGRHEHTAVTHLPVADDPKEDLPNVPMSEPPFAPPPVIGTGIDLLGQNRSFGAWQQGATYYLEDASKPMFKPAASTMPGDPVGVIVTLNAKNTSPQNQNFDYSFFTAGSTNFSNAATGDGARAVSSHWNSIKSYDYFKNTFGRESIDGQGGNIISFFNVTESNGSSMENAYWNGAAMWYGNGGSTFRPLARGLDVGGHEMTHGVVEKTANLIYQNESGALNESFADIFGAMIDRDDWLIGEDVMQPSTHVALRSMQDPHNGVNSNSPWWQPRTVSEQYNGTQDNGGVHINSGIPNWAYYLFANNANVGKDKAEQVFYKALRDYLVKSSKFVDLRIAVLQAANDLYPQGNLVGIAAAAAFDQVGIQGSTPGGNYLGNLPTNPGTDYVLCVTNNSQNLEVRNGSGALIGTIYTQGIKSRPSVSDNGGQVVFVNNIGHIITIDLSYTPTFQAVVNPPLSALPEWRNAAISKDGTFVAALTQNENKLIYVYDFIDNKLVSFELYNPTYSTGQSTGDVKYADILEFDYSGEYIMYDAFNELSSTTNGNISYWDIGFLKFWEAGGFANSSNYFITKLFNGLPQKTNVGNPTLSKNSPYIIAFDYYDGIKDQNDILGANVETGNVGVILENNGAYSWPTYNRLDNALYYEGPNQAGTTNIYRRGLNPDKISGTGNETQFIADRQLVVWFANGNRSLSVSTDEPLHSAISLTVVPNPVTDMARLNIEAASAAAVQVSVVNLLGATVQNREAQLVEGSNQLELNMQNLPAGTYFVRLFSGNSGITAKVVKQ; this is encoded by the coding sequence ATGAAAAAAATCCTCCCGCTCGCTATTCTATTGGCGACCGCCGCCCACACGTTCGCGCAAAGCGCGAAAATCGTCCCGCCGACAAAGACAACCGAACCCATTGACCATTCACAAATCAAGTTCAGCACGCCCCAATCCGCTGTTCCATTAGTACGAACCCCCCTTGCCCCCGCCGGAGTGAAATTTCAGGCACTTCCGGCGCTTGACATTCAAGGCAGCGCACAGACATCAGGCGTGCGCATCACCCGCGACGAGCGGAATGGCATGCCGATTCTGTTTGAAGGTGTCACCGAAGCTTCCGCCAATGTCGCCGACGTGAAAGCAGGGGCACTCGCTTATTTGGCGAGCCTGAAACCTACGGGAATCGCTGCTCCTGCCAATGAGTTTGTGGTCACAAGGGTAGAAACCGACCAGTTGGGCAATAGCCACGTTCGTTTGGAGCAAGTGTTCAAAGGTGTGCCCGTGTTTGGCGGAGAGGTCATCGCCCATGCGAGAAAAGGGGCTTTTGACCTGCTGAATGGCCGTTATTTCCCCACGCCCCAACTCAACTCCGTGACCCCCGCCGTGGATGCCAGCCGCGCCATTGACCGCGCCAAGCAAAACATCGGCCTTGAAAACATCAAAACAGACTGGACTCCAGAATGGCTCAATTTGCTCAAAATCGAGCCATTCCAAGCGCAATTGGTCATTTATCACCACGAAGAAAATTTGGACAACGAGCGGCTCGCGTGGCACATAGAGGCCCACCCGAATCTGCTCACCCGCGTCGTCTATTTTGTGGATGCGCTGACGGGCGAAGTGATTCATCGCTACGACTTCACTTGCAAAATTGACGGTGGCAGGCACGAGCACACCGCTGTCACGCACCTCCCCGTCGCCGACGACCCGAAAGAAGACCTGCCCAATGTGCCGATGTCTGAGCCTCCATTTGCCCCGCCGCCAGTCATTGGCACTGGCATTGACTTGCTCGGCCAAAACCGTTCGTTTGGCGCGTGGCAGCAAGGAGCCACTTATTATCTGGAAGATGCGAGCAAGCCCATGTTTAAGCCCGCGGCTTCCACCATGCCCGGCGACCCGGTGGGCGTCATTGTCACGCTGAACGCGAAAAACACCTCCCCGCAGAATCAAAACTTCGATTATAGTTTTTTCACCGCTGGCTCCACCAATTTCAGCAACGCGGCCACGGGCGACGGTGCCAGAGCCGTGAGCTCGCATTGGAACAGCATCAAAAGCTACGACTATTTCAAGAACACTTTTGGCCGAGAGTCCATTGATGGGCAAGGAGGCAACATCATCTCGTTTTTCAACGTGACTGAAAGCAATGGCAGCTCCATGGAAAACGCCTACTGGAATGGCGCGGCCATGTGGTACGGCAACGGCGGCTCCACGTTCCGGCCACTCGCACGCGGCCTCGACGTGGGCGGTCACGAAATGACGCATGGTGTGGTGGAAAAAACTGCCAACCTGATTTATCAGAATGAAAGCGGCGCGCTCAACGAGTCATTTGCCGATATCTTCGGCGCGATGATTGACCGCGACGACTGGCTTATTGGTGAAGACGTGATGCAGCCCAGCACCCACGTTGCGCTCCGCAGTATGCAAGACCCCCACAATGGGGTCAACTCAAACAGCCCGTGGTGGCAGCCCCGTACCGTGAGCGAGCAATACAACGGCACACAAGACAACGGCGGCGTGCACATCAACAGCGGCATTCCCAACTGGGCGTATTACCTCTTCGCCAACAACGCCAATGTGGGCAAGGACAAGGCCGAACAAGTGTTTTACAAGGCATTGAGGGACTACTTGGTGAAGTCAAGCAAGTTTGTGGATTTACGCATCGCCGTGCTCCAAGCAGCCAACGATTTGTATCCGCAGGGCAACCTCGTCGGCATCGCCGCCGCCGCCGCTTTCGACCAAGTCGGCATTCAGGGCAGCACGCCCGGCGGCAATTACCTCGGCAACCTTCCCACCAATCCCGGCACCGACTATGTGCTTTGCGTGACCAACAATTCGCAAAATCTTGAAGTCCGCAACGGGAGCGGCGCGCTCATTGGCACCATTTATACACAAGGCATCAAAAGCCGCCCCAGCGTGAGCGACAACGGGGGGCAAGTGGTGTTCGTCAATAACATCGGGCACATCATCACTATTGACCTTTCCTATACGCCGACTTTCCAAGCGGTCGTCAATCCACCGCTCAGCGCTCTGCCTGAGTGGCGCAACGCGGCCATCTCAAAAGATGGCACCTTCGTCGCTGCCCTGACACAGAACGAGAACAAGCTGATTTATGTGTATGATTTCATAGACAACAAACTCGTGTCATTTGAACTTTACAACCCAACTTACTCTACTGGCCAAAGCACGGGCGATGTGAAGTACGCCGACATCTTGGAGTTCGACTATTCTGGCGAATACATCATGTACGATGCTTTCAACGAACTTTCCAGCACCACCAACGGAAACATCAGCTACTGGGACATCGGCTTCCTGAAATTCTGGGAAGCAGGTGGGTTCGCCAACTCGAGCAATTATTTCATCACAAAACTATTCAACGGCCTGCCTCAGAAAACCAATGTGGGCAATCCGACCCTCTCCAAGAATTCGCCTTACATCATCGCGTTCGATTACTACGATGGCATCAAAGACCAGAACGACATCCTGGGCGCCAATGTGGAGACTGGCAATGTCGGTGTCATCTTGGAAAACAACGGCGCGTATAGCTGGCCCACCTACAACCGCTTGGACAACGCCCTCTACTACGAAGGCCCCAACCAAGCCGGCACCACCAACATCTACAGGCGCGGCCTCAACCCCGACAAAATATCGGGAACGGGCAACGAAACTCAATTCATCGCCGACCGCCAGTTGGTGGTGTGGTTCGCCAACGGCAACCGCAGCCTCAGCGTAAGCACCGACGAGCCTTTGCACTCAGCCATCAGCCTCACCGTCGTGCCCAACCCCGTGACGGACATGGCACGGCTCAACATCGAGGCCGCGAGCGCGGCCGCCGTCCAAGTCAGCGTGGTCAATCTGTTGGGAGCCACTGTGCAAAACCGCGAGGCTCAACTCGTGGAAGGCTCGAACCAGCTCGAGCTGAACATGCAAAATTTGCCCGCCGGCACATACTTCGTGCGGCTGTTTTCTGGCAATAGCGGCATCACCGCAAAAGTGGTGAAGCAATAG
- a CDS encoding GNAT family N-acetyltransferase gives MRVAPQSLRDCGATPAPLSRTAVRRPFGTAYNCPLGKIQKNFFRFAKFFWTSPSGAGVSGQATNDINAKEEMTIKNENITFDKLDRNDKIPYDLLLLADPSKYLIDEYLKQSDVFTARQNNETIGVIVLFPLTTETVEIKNVAVKPEFQGKGIGSYLIENVVKVASSNRQKSICIGTANSSVGQLYLYQKLGFEITNIKRHFFTDNYAEPIYENGIQAKHMLVLTRQLNDKRKN, from the coding sequence TTGAGAGTTGCGCCGCAATCCCTTCGGGATTGCGGCGCAACGCCCGCTCCGCTTTCGCGGACAGCCGTACGCCGCCCCTTCGGGACTGCGTACAACTGTCCGCTTGGCAAAATCCAAAAAAATTTTTTTCGCTTCGCGAAATTTTTTTGGACTTCGCCAAGCGGAGCGGGCGTTAGCGGTCAGGCAACGAACGACATCAACGCAAAGGAAGAAATGACAATTAAGAACGAAAATATAACTTTTGACAAACTTGACAGAAACGACAAAATACCTTATGACCTTTTGTTGCTTGCAGACCCATCAAAATACTTAATTGACGAATACTTAAAACAGTCAGACGTATTTACCGCAAGACAAAATAACGAAACGATTGGTGTTATAGTTTTATTTCCATTGACAACAGAAACAGTTGAAATAAAAAATGTTGCTGTAAAACCAGAATTTCAAGGAAAAGGAATTGGCAGTTATTTGATAGAAAATGTTGTGAAAGTTGCTTCGTCTAACAGACAAAAAAGTATTTGCATCGGGACAGCAAATTCAAGTGTCGGACAACTTTATTTGTATCAGAAACTTGGCTTTGAAATAACTAACATAAAAAGACATTTTTTTACGGACAACTATGCTGAACCGATTTACGAAAATGGTATTCAGGCAAAACATATGTTGGTGCTGACAAGACAACTAAATGACAAACGAAAAAACTAA
- a CDS encoding DUF4365 domain-containing protein → MKRPTQHITETISQRIFENLIPVEWVVREIKPDYGIDYLIEVFKSGKSTGITFFVQLKGSEQEIKNDIFEKQFEIDNLKYYSSLSLPVLIVCVSTKTKQTWGIWANKLIKSLNLKPKQETIKLNLGIDNLINAEYFNAIEDVLKVSSRYGLKINTDSDLGAILSSNIANFISHFYQDTFELNNAYLPNHYNLSFFTRDAKHFFTVDGPFFNKEIEIDSIEIEDPLLHRPFFNENDINIANAKILKLLVVAFARENLNGSLNLLKKLIENDYFSSVDDAMNFDPLGILKSSIHQNLLYQFNENVKSLIKKGHYDAFLFFDLSYFALNQNHKDLIQLRTENLKFAIDQTTEYPVKGTCFYNLGNIEKGLFNTETAISHYFKARKFHPDYLNRKHWWRELAGLLFTKGHFRYAELFYKKSIDLVEENIPERYFRLEMNLPNQESIIYALIGDCLLFQCKLSEAKSWFTKFFQNQNSLNTEWVLKDQMLDRFIELGFDDIKIDRKSSLEICEQALNLKDFKQQIIEFKKAIKLNPVNGLAWFNLGVAEDKEKNFQDAFYAFLNTGLLQDGDKEAQFNALLIAFTQEQDILFVLLLQYILEKHGELVINDLSDYFMNKPFPFEAKKMIIEGIVKMTKEMKNSA, encoded by the coding sequence ATGAAACGACCAACTCAACATATTACCGAGACAATTTCTCAAAGAATTTTTGAGAATCTAATTCCTGTAGAATGGGTAGTTCGTGAAATTAAGCCAGACTACGGAATAGATTACTTGATTGAAGTCTTTAAATCAGGAAAGTCGACAGGAATAACTTTTTTTGTTCAACTTAAAGGCAGTGAACAAGAAATTAAAAATGACATATTTGAAAAGCAATTTGAGATTGATAACTTAAAGTACTATTCATCATTGTCGCTTCCAGTATTAATAGTATGTGTTTCAACCAAAACGAAACAGACTTGGGGTATTTGGGCAAACAAACTGATTAAATCTCTCAACTTAAAACCCAAACAAGAAACGATAAAACTAAACCTAGGTATAGACAATCTTATAAACGCAGAATATTTCAATGCAATTGAAGACGTACTAAAAGTTTCCTCAAGATATGGTCTAAAAATTAATACTGACTCTGATTTAGGCGCTATTTTAAGTAGTAACATAGCTAATTTCATTAGTCATTTTTACCAAGACACATTTGAACTTAACAATGCCTATTTACCCAATCATTATAATTTAAGTTTCTTTACAAGAGATGCAAAACATTTTTTTACGGTAGATGGACCTTTTTTCAATAAGGAGATTGAAATTGATAGTATCGAAATTGAAGACCCATTACTTCATAGACCATTTTTTAACGAAAATGACATTAACATAGCAAATGCTAAAATTCTTAAATTGCTTGTTGTAGCATTTGCAAGAGAAAATTTGAACGGGAGCTTAAACTTATTGAAAAAGTTAATAGAAAATGACTATTTCAGTTCAGTTGATGATGCAATGAATTTTGACCCTTTAGGAATATTAAAATCTTCAATTCATCAAAATTTACTTTATCAGTTCAATGAAAATGTAAAGTCATTAATAAAAAAGGGGCATTATGATGCTTTTTTATTTTTTGACTTATCATATTTTGCACTAAATCAAAATCATAAGGATTTAATTCAATTGCGAACTGAGAATTTAAAATTTGCAATTGACCAAACTACCGAATATCCCGTCAAGGGCACTTGCTTCTACAATTTAGGCAATATTGAGAAAGGTTTATTTAACACAGAAACAGCAATTTCTCACTATTTCAAAGCAAGAAAATTTCACCCAGATTATTTGAATAGAAAACATTGGTGGAGAGAATTGGCAGGTCTCCTGTTTACAAAGGGACATTTCAGATACGCAGAACTATTTTATAAAAAATCAATTGACCTAGTCGAAGAAAACATACCTGAAAGGTATTTTAGACTTGAAATGAATTTACCAAATCAGGAATCTATTATTTACGCACTTATTGGTGATTGTCTCCTTTTTCAATGTAAGTTATCTGAAGCAAAAAGTTGGTTTACCAAGTTTTTTCAAAATCAAAATTCACTTAATACCGAGTGGGTGTTAAAAGACCAAATGTTAGATAGGTTTATTGAGTTAGGATTTGACGATATAAAAATTGATAGAAAATCCTCGTTGGAAATCTGTGAACAAGCACTAAATCTAAAAGACTTTAAACAGCAAATTATTGAATTTAAAAAGGCAATAAAATTAAACCCTGTAAATGGTTTAGCTTGGTTTAATCTTGGTGTTGCAGAAGATAAGGAGAAAAACTTTCAAGATGCATTTTATGCGTTTTTAAATACAGGACTTCTTCAAGATGGCGACAAAGAAGCCCAGTTTAATGCACTACTAATAGCTTTCACTCAAGAGCAGGACATTTTGTTTGTACTTTTGTTACAGTATATTTTAGAAAAACACGGTGAACTTGTAATAAATGACCTGTCAGATTATTTTATGAACAAACCTTTTCCATTCGAAGCAAAAAAAATGATAATTGAAGGTATAGTAAAAATGACAAAAGAAATGAAAAACAGTGCATAA
- a CDS encoding sigma-54-dependent Fis family transcriptional regulator: MLRRILIIDDEEKLRNLLTRIISLEGFEVLQAGDCKTALKKLEQNDIDVVLCDVKLPDGNGVELAKKIKDKFQIPEIILLTAYGNIPDGVQAIKNGAFDYITKGDDNNKIIPLLYRALEKVDLAKRVQQLEKQLGDKHSFDKIIGKSKTIQKAIDLAQKVAVTDTTVLLTGETGTGKEVFAQAIHQASPRNKQNFVAINCSAFSKELLESEMFGHKAGAFTGATKDQKGLFEEANNGTIFLDEIGEMSLELQAKLLRVLETGEYIRVGETKPTKINVRIIAATHRDLQSEIEQGHFREDLFYRISTFQIHLPPLRERVIDIEAITNHFINISSIKTNKKIKAVSPDFYEALKQHYWKGNIRELKNVIERCIILCDNELTVEHLPIELQKTDNASTKGKTLSAFELASAEKLHIQKVLNYTNGNKTKTAELLGIALTTLYRKLSEYGLE, translated from the coding sequence ATTTTGAGAAGAATTTTAATCATAGATGACGAAGAAAAACTTAGAAACCTGCTGACAAGAATAATCAGCTTGGAAGGGTTTGAAGTACTGCAAGCGGGCGACTGTAAAACTGCCCTAAAGAAATTGGAGCAGAATGATATTGATGTAGTGCTTTGCGATGTGAAGTTGCCTGACGGCAACGGTGTAGAACTTGCCAAAAAAATCAAAGACAAATTTCAAATACCTGAAATCATCCTACTGACCGCTTACGGCAATATTCCTGACGGTGTACAAGCCATCAAAAACGGAGCTTTTGACTACATCACCAAAGGCGATGACAACAACAAAATTATTCCTTTGCTCTATCGGGCATTAGAAAAGGTTGATTTAGCCAAAAGAGTACAACAACTTGAAAAGCAACTTGGCGACAAACATTCCTTTGACAAGATTATCGGAAAGTCCAAAACAATACAAAAAGCCATTGACTTAGCTCAAAAAGTGGCTGTTACTGATACAACAGTTCTGCTCACTGGTGAGACAGGCACAGGAAAAGAAGTATTTGCCCAAGCCATTCATCAAGCAAGTCCGAGAAACAAACAAAATTTTGTGGCGATAAACTGCTCTGCTTTTAGCAAGGAGTTATTGGAAAGCGAAATGTTCGGACACAAAGCAGGAGCATTTACCGGAGCCACCAAAGACCAAAAAGGACTTTTTGAAGAAGCAAACAACGGAACGATTTTCTTAGATGAAATCGGTGAAATGTCTTTGGAATTGCAAGCCAAACTTTTAAGGGTTTTAGAAACTGGTGAGTACATTCGTGTGGGAGAAACAAAGCCCACGAAAATAAATGTTCGCATTATTGCGGCTACTCACAGAGACTTACAATCTGAAATTGAACAGGGGCATTTCAGGGAAGATTTATTTTATCGTATTTCCACTTTTCAAATTCATTTGCCGCCACTAAGAGAAAGGGTGATTGACATTGAAGCCATCACCAATCATTTTATCAATATTTCATCCATCAAAACCAATAAGAAGATTAAAGCTGTTTCACCTGATTTTTACGAAGCACTTAAACAACACTATTGGAAAGGAAATATTCGTGAACTGAAAAATGTAATTGAACGCTGTATAATTCTTTGCGATAATGAACTGACGGTTGAGCATTTACCAATTGAATTACAAAAAACTGACAACGCAAGTACAAAAGGCAAAACGCTTTCTGCATTTGAATTGGCGAGTGCCGAAAAACTGCATATCCAAAAAGTATTGAACTATACCAACGGCAACAAAACCAAAACTGCCGAACTTTTAGGAATAGCCCTAACAACGCTTTACAGGAAATTGTCAGAATACGGGTTGGAGTAG
- the kdpF gene encoding K(+)-transporting ATPase subunit F yields the protein MAALFIIAIAVFGYMCYVLLKPEKF from the coding sequence ATGGCAGCATTATTCATCATCGCAATTGCAGTATTCGGCTATATGTGCTACGTGCTGCTTAAACCTGAAAAATTTTAA